From a single Apium graveolens cultivar Ventura chromosome 2, ASM990537v1, whole genome shotgun sequence genomic region:
- the LOC141706434 gene encoding uncharacterized protein LOC141706434, whose protein sequence is MPPLIVKQLRGRPKKMRRREGWEGVVSSGKKARLSFSGRKMHCGLCRKEGHKRDKCPDKHLYPEGPKKHKGTPQKEQSAMEEVTQEMHLQQEEILTGEDELMNDTMENMEEPQPGPNQRMKFMPTPSLGNHISTGCTPPASTPPTVAQSAKKKTPRKSVKSFAPPRPKKK, encoded by the exons ATGCCCCCTTTGATTGTGAAACAGCTTAGAGGTAGGCCCAAAAAGATGAGAAGAAGAGAGGGTTGGGAGGGTGTTGTATCTAGTGGTAAGAAGGCTAGACTGAGTTTTTCAGGGAGAAAAATGCATTGTGGTCTCTGTAGGAAGGAGGGCCATAAAAGAGATAAATGTCCAGATAAACACTTGTATCCAGAGGGACCAAAAAAGCATAAGGGGACACCACAAAAGGAGCAGTCTGCTATGGAAGAAGTAACTCAAGAGATGCACTTGCAACAAGAAGAAATCCTAACTGGTGAGGATGAACTGATGAATGATACAATGGAAAACATGGAAGAACCACAACCTGGGCCTAACCAAAGAATGAAATTT ATGCCAACTCCAAGTCTGGGGAACCACATCAGTACTGGATGCACACCACCTGCATCAACTCCTCCAACAGTTGCACAATCAGCCAAGAAAAAAACTCCAAGAAAGTCTGTCAAGTCCTTTGCACCTCCAAGACCAAAGAAGAAGTGA